A single genomic interval of Staphylococcus hyicus harbors:
- a CDS encoding antibiotic biosynthesis monooxygenase family protein yields MKLYITYGTYGYIHQIQLNNKDRKLLIFSSDDRSVLIDETEKESVFQQPNAFRSLSRVGDISENDFQAVISIPTSEDHKYQLEKKLDAYYPTLSDFEGYKSFRLLKPLKENVYKVMFGFESRTAYEDFKKSSVFRENFSKEAVRSLAGVTSAHSSYLERYFYPISEEDIINQEQYE; encoded by the coding sequence ATGAAACTATATATCACTTATGGTACGTATGGTTATATACACCAAATTCAACTTAACAATAAAGATAGAAAGTTACTGATTTTTTCATCTGATGATCGTTCTGTATTAATAGATGAAACTGAAAAAGAAAGTGTTTTCCAACAACCTAATGCTTTTCGTTCACTATCTCGTGTTGGAGACATTTCAGAAAATGATTTCCAAGCAGTCATTTCTATCCCCACTTCCGAAGACCATAAATATCAATTAGAAAAAAAATTAGATGCTTATTATCCTACGTTATCTGATTTTGAAGGATATAAAAGTTTTAGATTACTTAAACCCTTAAAAGAAAATGTATATAAAGTGATGTTTGGTTTTGAGTCTAGAACAGCGTATGAAGATTTCAAAAAATCATCCGTATTTAGAGAAAACTTTTCAAAAGAAGCTGTACGCTCTTTAGCGGGAGTGACAAGTGCACACAGCTCTTATTTAGAACGCTATTTCTATCCTATTTCGGAAGAAGACATTATAAATCAAGAACAATATGAATAA